Proteins found in one Homalodisca vitripennis isolate AUS2020 chromosome 4, UT_GWSS_2.1, whole genome shotgun sequence genomic segment:
- the LOC124360489 gene encoding uncharacterized protein LOC124360489, whose protein sequence is MPKPTPVEDLIIPPQDNRICGTICMCQMTAVLSSVAIVYLTVAIYMPSMRAFKSGITEVPAMCTTTRAVTKDNCDWGSCGEWCLSKTSGACIQIYVNLRHNGSSLLFANCTNTANKTCYGIDQENAKKNRCIADECRNLTGTFNCTMGTCINITDAFECVFKETDAPLKCSGRRGKINCIEIDGLQHCNRGTCERIRSPYNCDRRCVDIPTRNKNVIVLSGDKVYLSQCQRAINMATDSEIWSESADNVLMASCYTIENTSSGITASDCINGSVLEKHLLTDLTNFTYLTYLSVFATKILDETHQVAPPEMDLLIANESKLLINLEGCVNTLRDECREFLREYGKDGTDHNARARFPCFYAEESTDTVVARFSLEKAYNEFLIASVVPSVLFVVSCITLILCQRTVEVGDDARMRFKKRSKSDSNNKDNGVSDAGGGDHAMAL, encoded by the coding sequence ATGCCGAAGCCAACGCCGGTAGAAGACCTGATCATCCCTCCACAGGACAACCGTATCTGTGGCACGATCTGCATGTGTCAGATGACAGCGGTGCTGAGTAGCGTGGCGATCGTGTATCTGACAGTCGCTATCTACATGCCCAGCATGAGGGCGTTCAAGTCGGGCATCACCGAGGTGCCCGCCATGTGCACGACCACACGAGCCGTCACCAAGGACAACTGTGACTGGGGCTCGTGCGGCGAGTGGTGCCTCAGCAAGACGTCAGGCGCCTGCATACAGATCTACGTGAACCTGCGACACAACGGCTCCAGCTTGCTGTTCGCGAACTGTACCAACACGGCCAACAAAACGTGCTACGGCATAGACCAAGAGAACGCCAAGAAGAATCGGTGTATCGCGGACGAGTGCAGGAATCTGACCGGTACCTTCAACTGCACCATGGGCACCTGCATCAACATTACCGACGCCTTCGAGTGCGTCTTCAAGGAAACGGACGCGCCTCTGAAGTGTTCCGGGCGGAGAGggaaaataaactgtatagagaTAGACGGTTTACAGCATTGCAACCGAGGGACTTGCGAGAGGATCAGGTCGCCATACAACTGCGACCGGCGCTGCGTGGACATCCCCACCCGCAACAAGAACGTCATCGTACTGAGCGGAGACAAAGTGTACTTGTCACAGTGTCAACGTGCCATCAACATGGCCACGGACTCGGAGATCTGGAGTGAGAGCGCGGACAACGTACTCATGGCTTCCTGTTACACCATCGAGAACACGTCATCCGGCATCACGGCCTCGGACTGCATCAACGGATCGGTACTAGAGAAACACCTACTGACCGACTTGACCAACTTCACGTACCTGACCTATCTCAGCGTGTTCGCCACAAAGATTCTGGACGAGACCCATCAGGTGGCTCCACCGGAAATGGATCTTCTCATCGCTAACGAAAGTAAGCTCCTCATCAACCTCGAGGGCTGTGTGAACACACTGCGGGACGAGTGCCGCGAGTTTCTGCGCGAGTACGGCAAGGACGGCACCGACCACAACGCCCGCGCGCGCTTCCCCTGCTTCTACGCCGAGGAGAGCACCGACACCGTGGTGGCCAGGTTCAGCCTGGAGAAGGCTTACAACGAGTTCCTCATCGCCTCAGTCGTGCCTTCCGTGCTGTTCGTTGTTTCGTGTATAACTTTGATTCTTTGTCAAAGAACAGTTGAGGTCGGAGACGACGCACGTATGAGATTCAAGAAAAGGAGCAAATCCGACTCCAACAACAAGGACAACGGCGTCAGCGACGCTGGAGGGGGCGACCATGCCATGGCCCTCTGA